A region from the Onychostoma macrolepis isolate SWU-2019 chromosome 18, ASM1243209v1, whole genome shotgun sequence genome encodes:
- the serf2a gene encoding small EDRK-rich factor 2 yields MTRGNQRELARQKNAKKQNDMHKGKKNDDGLSAAARKQRDAEIMQRKQKQANEKMDYKAK; encoded by the exons atgacca GGGGAAATCAGCGTGAACTTGCTCGCCAGAAAAATGCCAAGAAGCAAAATGATATGCATAAGGGCAAGAAAAATGACGATGGTTTATCTGCTGCTGCCAGAAAGCAGAG agaTGCAGAAATAATGCAACGGAAGCAAAAGCAAGCCAACGAAAAAATGGACTATAAAGCCAAATAG